The proteins below come from a single Acidobacteriota bacterium genomic window:
- a CDS encoding YIP1 family protein — protein MNRFAGIVVAALGLILAVLSIAKVVPGATGAGVFLILCGGLIIGLSFISKPETDGTERMSTASSLVNIFFSPGEVFGNFRRHPRFLVALLIMVILSASYSLLFANRLGAERIANFTIDKTLEMSFIANNEEARKQVESGRAQAILDAQSKLQRVIQLPAAFAGFTVISAILAAVFLLFALAMGGKMNFWQAYSVVIYAWFPVSVLRFVLNTIVLYIKDPTDIHPILGQQTLIQDSLNFLVSSAEHPVIYTLLGSFSLLMFYWVALNAIGLKNAGEKVTGTIAWTASISIFVVLLLFGLGMAIAFPSFIS, from the coding sequence ATGAATCGTTTTGCTGGAATCGTCGTTGCTGCGCTCGGTCTTATTCTTGCGGTGCTGAGCATCGCAAAAGTTGTGCCCGGAGCTACTGGGGCGGGAGTTTTTCTTATCCTATGCGGCGGTTTGATCATCGGTCTGAGCTTTATCAGCAAACCGGAAACTGATGGTACCGAGCGGATGTCGACCGCCAGCAGCCTGGTAAATATCTTTTTCTCTCCGGGTGAGGTTTTCGGCAATTTTCGGCGACATCCCAGGTTTCTAGTCGCATTGTTGATAATGGTCATTTTGTCGGCCAGTTACTCGCTTCTTTTCGCTAACAGGCTCGGTGCGGAACGCATTGCCAATTTCACGATCGACAAGACACTGGAGATGTCCTTCATTGCAAACAATGAAGAAGCAAGAAAACAAGTAGAAAGTGGACGTGCTCAGGCAATCCTTGATGCTCAGAGTAAGTTGCAGCGGGTGATCCAACTACCGGCTGCGTTCGCCGGTTTTACGGTAATATCCGCGATCCTGGCTGCGGTATTCCTACTGTTTGCTCTGGCAATGGGAGGAAAGATGAATTTCTGGCAGGCATACTCGGTGGTGATCTATGCCTGGTTTCCAGTAAGCGTACTACGTTTTGTACTGAATACAATTGTTCTCTACATCAAAGATCCGACAGACATCCACCCGATCCTCGGCCAACAAACCCTGATCCAGGACAGTCTTAATTTCCTTGTTTCGTCTGCTGAGCATCCTGTTATCTACACATTGCTGGGGTCGTTCAGCCTGCTGATGTTCTATTGGGTCGCACTGAATGCTATCGGACTAAAAAATGCGGGAGAAAAGGTAACCGGAACGATCGCCTGGACGGCGAGCATTTCGATATTTGTAGTCCTACTACTCTTCGGCCTGGGAATGGCGATAGCGTTCCCTAGCTTCATCAGCTAA
- a CDS encoding S9 family peptidase: MKRVLQIFGFVIFASLAAYAQTPFTAKDMLTLKRLADPQLSPDGKTVAYTVGTPDMAANRVVNQIWTMNIDGSRPRQITNGNSSSSGPRWSPDGKRIAYNNGGQIWTMEADGDDKEQVTKLSSGASGPVWSRDGKSIAFASDVYPECQSDECNKAEDEKAENSKVKAHVTERLLFKHWNEWRDRKRTHVFVVSEKGGAARDVTLGDFDSPPYGAASGVDYTFSPDGSSIVFLRNPDKVEAISTNSDVYISPLSGGNTKNITAGMNGYDASPVYTPDGKYLIFRSQPRAAFEADRWRLMRYNPANGEIVELTKGFDQQVNEMVISSDSKTVFFTAGERGRDPIFSVPVEPDFRLRIATHVKKVLDGVYAGSLNISADGRTLVFASSSMTSPNEVMRVGTDGSGLTALTSVNQSALTRYGLRKAEDVEWKGALGANIHGFVVKPANFDPARKYPLIVLIHGGPQGAWNDSWSTRWNPQVWANQGYVVFAPNPRGSTGYGQKFVDEISGDWGGKAYTDIMNGVADIIKRPYVDKNRIGAAGASYGGYMVDWLLGHNNDPRFKFKAFLSHAGVYNLESMATATEEIWFVKWEFKGMPWENPVQYNRWSPHKFAKNFATPTLVTAGELDYRVPVDQSLQLYTTLQLKGVDSKLVVFPDEGHWILKPQNSEFWHGHVMDWFKKYLKP; encoded by the coding sequence ATGAAACGCGTACTACAGATATTTGGTTTCGTTATCTTTGCTTCGCTGGCTGCCTACGCCCAAACGCCGTTCACGGCGAAGGATATGCTTACGCTCAAGCGCCTTGCCGACCCTCAGCTTTCGCCTGACGGCAAGACGGTTGCTTACACTGTCGGAACGCCCGATATGGCGGCAAATCGCGTTGTGAATCAGATCTGGACGATGAATATCGACGGCAGCCGTCCTCGCCAGATCACCAACGGAAATTCCTCCAGCAGTGGCCCCCGGTGGTCGCCGGACGGCAAACGGATCGCCTATAACAACGGCGGCCAGATCTGGACAATGGAAGCTGACGGTGATGACAAGGAGCAGGTTACAAAACTCTCAAGCGGCGCCAGTGGGCCGGTTTGGTCGCGTGACGGAAAGTCCATTGCATTCGCGTCTGACGTTTATCCCGAATGTCAGTCCGACGAGTGCAACAAGGCCGAGGACGAGAAGGCCGAAAACAGCAAGGTCAAGGCTCACGTGACCGAACGTCTGCTCTTTAAACACTGGAACGAATGGCGTGACCGTAAGCGTACCCATGTCTTTGTGGTTTCCGAAAAGGGCGGAGCGGCTCGTGATGTAACACTTGGTGATTTCGATTCGCCACCTTACGGAGCGGCTTCGGGAGTTGACTACACGTTTTCGCCGGATGGATCGAGCATTGTGTTCCTTCGAAATCCGGATAAGGTAGAAGCGATTTCGACAAATAGCGACGTCTACATATCGCCGCTCAGCGGCGGAAACACCAAGAATATCACTGCCGGAATGAACGGCTATGACGCTTCACCGGTTTACACGCCGGACGGCAAGTACTTGATCTTCCGGTCGCAGCCGCGTGCGGCATTTGAGGCCGATCGCTGGCGCTTGATGCGTTACAACCCCGCTAATGGCGAGATCGTTGAATTAACTAAAGGATTTGACCAGCAAGTCAATGAAATGGTCATCTCTTCCGACAGCAAGACCGTGTTTTTCACGGCCGGCGAGCGAGGACGAGACCCGATCTTCTCAGTGCCTGTAGAACCGGATTTCCGCCTTCGCATCGCAACTCATGTTAAAAAGGTACTCGATGGTGTTTATGCAGGTTCATTAAATATCTCTGCGGACGGAAGAACACTTGTCTTTGCCTCGAGTTCCATGACATCGCCGAATGAGGTGATGCGGGTTGGAACCGACGGCAGCGGGCTCACTGCCTTGACATCGGTCAATCAGTCCGCCCTGACCCGGTATGGCCTGCGAAAGGCTGAGGATGTCGAATGGAAAGGGGCCCTCGGAGCGAATATTCACGGATTTGTCGTAAAACCGGCAAATTTTGATCCCGCAAGAAAATACCCTCTGATCGTTCTAATTCACGGAGGCCCGCAGGGAGCTTGGAACGATTCCTGGAGTACCCGCTGGAACCCGCAGGTTTGGGCAAACCAAGGTTATGTAGTATTTGCTCCTAATCCGCGCGGATCGACGGGGTATGGCCAGAAGTTCGTGGATGAGATCTCAGGTGACTGGGGCGGCAAAGCCTATACCGATATTATGAACGGCGTTGCCGATATCATTAAACGGCCTTATGTTGATAAGAACCGGATCGGAGCGGCTGGAGCTAGTTATGGCGGATACATGGTCGACTGGCTGCTCGGTCACAACAATGACCCGCGATTCAAATTCAAGGCATTTCTGTCGCATGCAGGTGTCTATAACCTCGAAAGCATGGCTACCGCAACTGAGGAGATCTGGTTCGTAAAGTGGGAATTCAAAGGAATGCCGTGGGAAAATCCGGTGCAGTACAATCGCTGGTCACCGCATAAGTTCGCGAAGAACTTTGCGACCCCAACGCTTGTAACGGCTGGCGAGCTCGATTATCGGGTTCCTGTCGATCAGAGCCTTCAGCTTTACACGACGCTCCAGTTGAAGGGCGTTGATTCCAAGCTCGTAGTCTTTCCTGACGAAGGCCACTGGATCCTAAAGCCGCAGAATTCTGAGTTTTGGCACGGTCACGTTATGGACTGGTTCAAGAAATATTTGAAACCGTAG
- a CDS encoding ABC transporter ATP-binding protein gives MSHLLEVTNLRTQFPTRAGLVKSVDGVSFSIGEGELLGLVGESGCGKSITALSIMRLISKPGKITSGSIKFKGEDLTTATDERLREIRGNDIAMIFQDPMTSLNPVFTVGEQIAEALRLHRKLDKKKAWEAAIQAMREVSIPSPERRVNDYPHQLSGGMRQRVMIAMALACDPDLLIADEPTTALDVTIQAQILELLNELRRSRKLAILLITHDLGVVAEVADRVCVMYTGKIVEESGVNELFEDPKHPYTRGLLRSVPKLTDAGTAKAVRLQTIEGTVPSPTNLPFGCHFAPRCEQRMEICVEGEIPLTPLPNGVKVRCVLHDEKQKFSIARERTLSADA, from the coding sequence GTGTCTCATTTACTCGAAGTTACAAATCTCAGAACTCAGTTTCCCACGCGGGCAGGCCTTGTAAAATCGGTCGATGGAGTTAGTTTTTCCATCGGTGAGGGCGAGCTTCTCGGGCTTGTGGGCGAATCAGGCTGCGGCAAATCGATCACGGCCCTCTCGATAATGCGTTTGATCTCAAAACCGGGCAAGATCACAAGCGGGTCGATCAAGTTCAAGGGAGAAGATCTAACGACTGCGACAGACGAGCGTTTGCGAGAGATCCGTGGGAATGACATTGCGATGATCTTCCAGGACCCGATGACCTCGCTGAATCCGGTTTTTACAGTCGGCGAGCAGATCGCCGAAGCCTTGCGGCTGCATCGAAAACTCGATAAGAAAAAGGCTTGGGAAGCCGCGATACAAGCGATGCGCGAGGTTTCTATTCCGTCACCCGAACGCCGGGTGAACGACTATCCGCATCAACTTTCGGGTGGTATGCGGCAGCGGGTTATGATCGCAATGGCGCTTGCGTGTGATCCAGATCTGCTGATCGCTGACGAACCGACAACGGCACTTGATGTCACGATCCAGGCTCAGATATTGGAATTGCTGAACGAACTACGCCGGTCGAGAAAGCTCGCTATCCTACTGATCACACACGATTTAGGGGTTGTCGCTGAGGTTGCGGACCGAGTTTGCGTTATGTACACCGGCAAGATCGTCGAGGAATCCGGTGTCAATGAACTGTTTGAAGATCCAAAGCATCCGTATACACGCGGCCTTTTGCGGTCAGTGCCCAAATTGACCGACGCGGGAACTGCCAAAGCGGTTAGACTGCAAACCATCGAGGGAACCGTTCCAAGCCCAACAAATCTGCCATTCGGCTGCCATTTCGCGCCTCGTTGCGAACAACGAATGGAGATCTGCGTCGAGGGCGAGATACCGCTTACCCCTCTGCCGAATGGGGTCAAGGTTCGTTGTGTTCTGCATGATGAGAAGCAGAAATTCAGTATTGCGCGTGAGCGAACATTGTCAGCTGACGCATAG
- a CDS encoding S41 family peptidase — protein sequence MKQSSTRLFALLLVLSLSSFGFAQSPISTAKTQPERAADGSKKAGSKPVTADVINSDIKEALAVIQSNYVGAKTLDYNEVFKSSIDSMLHSLDPHSNYFDAKEFEQFKTDQSSRYFGIGATIGDLSDPDGKVLATYIKATFEGAPAHRGGLRYGDKIVEVNGTSMLGKPFSEVRTFLRGPQGTSAKIVVERLATGKRETVDIVRDAVPQPSISEAYMIRPGIGYINMNGGFNQTTYNEFVQAMRQLTAAGMQQLVIDLRNNGGGLVSQAYRVANAFLSEGQVIFSQKGRMEGATDPPYRSVNRTPNRSPIVMLVNRNTASASEILAGALQDHDRALIVGEDTFGKGLVQNPFQLEYGSMLLLTIAKYETPAGRLIQRDYSNGELYNYYTEGGSLRDENQEAAKPKGSESKTDTGRSVYSGGGINPDVPIKPQTITNERARVQAKIAVPAFAYTLDLVVGKVKGLENYKVDKPITFDYDIKPTDYPISDAVFASFKEFAVEKYKIPAAQIDREKEFVERILRTELVTAAFGTQTSSQVFNEYDTQLLKAIELLPQAKQLAMQSERAKTVTRQKNTVN from the coding sequence GTGAAGCAAAGCAGTACACGCCTTTTCGCTCTCTTACTTGTCCTTTCTCTTTCAAGCTTTGGGTTTGCCCAGAGCCCGATCTCCACTGCCAAGACCCAACCTGAACGGGCGGCGGATGGCTCCAAGAAGGCTGGTTCCAAACCGGTCACCGCGGACGTAATTAACAGCGATATCAAGGAAGCTCTCGCCGTGATCCAGTCTAATTACGTTGGAGCTAAGACGCTCGATTACAACGAGGTATTCAAATCATCGATCGACTCAATGCTGCATTCACTCGATCCGCACTCGAATTATTTCGATGCTAAAGAGTTCGAGCAGTTCAAGACAGATCAGAGTTCGCGGTATTTTGGTATTGGTGCAACGATCGGCGACCTGAGCGATCCGGACGGAAAGGTGCTTGCTACCTATATCAAGGCTACCTTCGAAGGAGCTCCGGCGCACCGTGGCGGTCTCCGATATGGTGACAAGATCGTCGAGGTTAATGGAACTTCGATGCTTGGCAAACCATTTAGCGAAGTTCGAACATTCCTTCGCGGGCCTCAGGGAACATCGGCCAAGATAGTCGTTGAACGCCTGGCTACCGGTAAACGCGAGACGGTCGATATCGTCCGCGATGCGGTGCCCCAGCCGTCGATCAGCGAAGCCTACATGATCCGTCCGGGTATCGGTTACATCAACATGAATGGTGGTTTTAACCAGACGACCTACAATGAGTTCGTCCAGGCTATGCGTCAACTTACTGCCGCCGGTATGCAGCAGCTAGTGATCGACCTTCGCAACAACGGCGGCGGGCTTGTAAGCCAGGCATATCGCGTCGCAAATGCGTTCCTTTCGGAAGGACAGGTTATCTTTTCACAAAAAGGCCGAATGGAAGGTGCGACCGATCCGCCTTATCGCTCGGTGAATCGCACGCCGAACCGTTCGCCCATCGTGATGCTTGTTAATCGCAATACGGCGTCCGCGTCAGAGATTCTGGCAGGTGCGTTGCAGGATCATGACCGAGCATTGATCGTTGGCGAGGACACCTTCGGTAAGGGCCTTGTTCAGAATCCTTTCCAACTAGAGTACGGTTCGATGCTGCTCCTAACGATAGCTAAGTACGAAACGCCGGCCGGACGACTGATCCAGAGAGATTATTCGAATGGTGAGCTTTACAACTATTACACTGAAGGCGGCAGTTTGCGTGATGAGAATCAGGAGGCTGCGAAGCCCAAGGGATCCGAAAGCAAGACTGACACTGGCCGATCAGTATACAGCGGCGGCGGTATTAATCCGGATGTTCCGATAAAGCCGCAGACCATCACCAACGAGCGTGCACGCGTCCAGGCAAAGATCGCTGTACCGGCATTTGCCTATACGCTTGACCTGGTTGTCGGCAAGGTTAAAGGATTGGAGAATTATAAAGTAGACAAGCCGATCACTTTTGATTACGACATCAAACCGACGGACTATCCTATAAGCGATGCAGTTTTTGCCTCGTTCAAGGAGTTTGCCGTCGAAAAATACAAGATCCCTGCGGCTCAGATCGATCGTGAGAAGGAATTTGTCGAACGTATTCTGCGTACGGAATTGGTTACCGCTGCATTTGGAACGCAGACCTCGTCACAGGTTTTCAATGAATATGATACTCAGTTGCTTAAGGCTATTGAGCTTCTTCCACAGGCTAAACAGCTTGCAATGCAGAGTGAGCGTGCAAAGACCGTTACTCGGCAGAAGAATACGGTAAACTAG
- a CDS encoding dipeptide ABC transporter ATP-binding protein — protein MTDNAAKTRSNVLLEVRNLVKHFPVENSDDVVQAVDNVSFDIIAGETLGLVGESGCGKSTVGRCLLRLHEPTSGEVRFEGRNIVGLPNKEIQALRREMQIIFQDPYASLNPRLSIRSIISEPLKIHGIGTKVQQNAKVEDLLARVGLDPKYADRYPHEFSGGQRQRLGIARALALNPKLIICDEPVSALDVSVQAQVVNLLQDLQQEFGLTYLFISHGLAVVEHISDRVAVMYLGKIVEICDAAELYESPIHPYTKALLSAIPVPDPKMKRERIVLKGDVPTPINPPSGCRFRTRCPIAIEECSTVDPELRELAPGHFAACIRADGYGSPHTKSETIGNLPA, from the coding sequence ATGACGGATAACGCCGCTAAAACTCGATCAAATGTACTTCTCGAGGTCCGGAACCTGGTGAAGCATTTTCCCGTCGAAAATAGCGACGACGTCGTGCAGGCCGTCGACAATGTCTCATTCGATATTATTGCGGGCGAGACCCTCGGATTAGTGGGCGAATCAGGCTGCGGGAAATCCACCGTCGGACGATGCCTGCTGAGGCTGCATGAGCCGACGAGCGGGGAAGTTCGGTTCGAAGGGCGTAATATCGTCGGGTTACCGAATAAAGAAATACAGGCTCTGCGTCGCGAGATGCAGATCATTTTTCAGGATCCTTATGCCAGCCTGAATCCGCGATTGAGCATCCGGTCGATAATCTCCGAGCCGCTTAAGATACACGGCATCGGCACAAAAGTCCAACAGAACGCAAAGGTCGAAGATCTGCTTGCCCGGGTCGGCCTTGATCCTAAATATGCGGATCGTTACCCGCATGAATTCTCGGGCGGTCAGCGTCAGAGATTGGGGATCGCAAGAGCACTTGCTCTCAATCCAAAACTCATAATCTGTGACGAACCTGTTTCGGCCCTCGATGTTTCGGTTCAGGCACAGGTCGTAAATCTCTTGCAGGACCTTCAGCAGGAATTTGGCTTGACCTATCTATTCATTTCGCACGGCCTAGCTGTCGTAGAGCATATTTCGGACCGGGTCGCGGTAATGTATCTCGGCAAGATCGTCGAGATATGTGATGCCGCCGAGCTTTACGAATCACCCATTCACCCATACACAAAAGCACTGCTTTCGGCAATACCGGTACCTGACCCTAAGATGAAAAGGGAAAGGATCGTACTGAAAGGAGATGTGCCTACGCCAATCAACCCGCCGTCAGGATGCAGGTTCCGAACACGATGCCCGATAGCGATCGAAGAATGCTCAACGGTTGACCCAGAACTGCGGGAGCTAGCCCCCGGGCATTTTGCTGCCTGCATTCGAGCTGATGGCTATGGATCCCCGCACACGAAAAGTGAAACAATCGGAAACCTTCCGGCGTAA
- a CDS encoding M20/M25/M40 family metallo-hydrolase, whose amino-acid sequence MKPFNLLLVAAVAVSSTFSQQPAPAPTPLLYSEKTLAELAQVQKAALGSDYAYRQTRYLTTNIGPRLTGSAQAQRAVEYVADEMRKAGLEVRLQKLTVPVWVRGIETGEVVEFPGMAPGTTQKIVLTALGGSIATPAEGLTGEIVVVSSFEELNALGREKVAGKIVLFNNKFDRELQASGFGGAAYSQAVQFRFGGAMAAAPLGAIGVLVRSAGGSQNRLAHTGSMGYTDGVTKIPAAAVSFEDAEMLAHLASEGKTKVRFTLTPKTMPDGVSYNVIGDLKGSEKPDEIVVLGGHLDSWDLGTGALDDATGVAVSMQVGYLIKRMKLKPKRTIRVVAFMNEENGGAGGRGYFEEYKNDVGKHFAALESDLGASHPLGFQFAGKAEALPYFAPLSRLLASQGASQGQLQPGGVGADIGPLTQAGVPSFAPYFNQQTYFNYHHTAADTFDKVNPKELAELGSLMAVMAYGLANLEQPLPR is encoded by the coding sequence ATGAAACCATTTAACTTGCTGCTCGTCGCTGCCGTTGCAGTTTCATCCACTTTTTCGCAACAGCCTGCCCCGGCACCGACTCCGCTGCTTTATTCCGAAAAGACGCTTGCCGAGTTAGCCCAGGTGCAAAAGGCGGCACTCGGGAGCGATTATGCCTACCGTCAAACACGATACCTGACGACGAATATCGGGCCGCGATTGACAGGGTCGGCTCAAGCCCAGCGTGCGGTCGAATACGTCGCCGACGAAATGCGAAAAGCCGGTTTAGAGGTTCGGCTTCAGAAATTGACCGTGCCGGTATGGGTTCGCGGTATCGAGACGGGCGAAGTGGTTGAATTTCCGGGTATGGCTCCTGGTACGACGCAGAAGATCGTTTTGACGGCACTTGGCGGCAGTATTGCGACTCCGGCTGAAGGGCTGACGGGCGAAATTGTCGTTGTCAGCAGCTTCGAAGAGCTCAATGCTCTGGGCCGAGAGAAAGTCGCGGGAAAGATAGTTCTCTTCAATAACAAATTCGACCGCGAATTGCAGGCAAGCGGTTTTGGCGGAGCGGCATACAGCCAGGCTGTCCAGTTCCGTTTCGGCGGAGCGATGGCGGCGGCACCGCTTGGAGCGATCGGCGTACTCGTTCGTTCGGCCGGAGGCTCCCAAAACCGGCTCGCTCATACCGGATCGATGGGCTACACGGATGGTGTGACAAAGATCCCGGCGGCGGCGGTATCATTCGAAGATGCTGAAATGCTTGCACACCTCGCCTCAGAAGGTAAAACGAAGGTTCGGTTCACGTTGACGCCGAAAACGATGCCGGACGGCGTGAGCTACAACGTCATTGGCGACCTGAAGGGAAGTGAGAAACCCGATGAGATCGTCGTTCTCGGCGGCCACCTCGACTCATGGGATCTGGGCACCGGTGCTCTTGACGATGCGACCGGCGTCGCCGTCTCAATGCAGGTCGGCTATCTGATCAAGCGGATGAAACTCAAGCCAAAACGAACGATCCGCGTCGTCGCATTTATGAATGAAGAGAACGGCGGAGCCGGTGGCCGCGGGTATTTTGAGGAATACAAAAATGACGTGGGTAAGCATTTCGCGGCTTTGGAAAGCGATCTAGGAGCCTCACATCCACTCGGGTTTCAGTTCGCGGGTAAAGCAGAGGCGTTGCCGTATTTCGCACCGCTTAGCCGTCTGTTGGCTTCGCAAGGAGCTTCGCAAGGGCAATTGCAGCCAGGCGGCGTTGGAGCGGACATCGGACCACTGACGCAGGCGGGGGTTCCGTCTTTTGCTCCATATTTCAATCAGCAGACTTATTTCAACTATCACCATACGGCGGCGGATACATTTGACAAGGTGAATCCGAAAGAGCTTGCAGAGCTCGGCTCGCTGATGGCAGTAATGGCGTACGGCCTCGCAAATCTTGAGCAGCCGCTGCCTCGATAA
- a CDS encoding ABC transporter permease gives MKPTTSKFIENFKMAWDTLRGNKLRSALTILGVVIGVVTVMLISSIISGIEVAVEDQVKSFGTRSVFIYKTTPGPRTARPTQDERTRPNLTLDDAMALRSLSELETAVPQLNVSSGPMGGETIVSAQGVQSSNINIVGTLPEIAEAGTEEIVEGRWFTQPENELKIDVCLIGNSVRETFFPSDSPLDQKIEIAGRPFRVIGVLEKKEQFLGGGGGRSDQSNVIYVPFESASRMKPGSADVNIMAIAKEGRLSQAQDQVEDLLRIRRKVPYGEPNNFALATADSIIDQFQSITAGVALAMVVVSSIGLMIGGIGVMNIMLVSVTERTREIGVRKALGARNADILQQFLIEAASLTGLGGLIGLIIGWLLTLLVRLFLPSYVPLWAPIAGFCASVGIGVIFGLFPAWKAARLDPIESLRYE, from the coding sequence ATGAAACCCACAACCTCCAAATTCATCGAGAATTTCAAGATGGCGTGGGACACGCTGCGCGGTAATAAACTCCGCTCCGCACTCACAATTCTCGGCGTTGTCATTGGTGTTGTGACCGTAATGCTCATTTCATCCATCATCAGCGGGATCGAGGTCGCAGTTGAAGATCAGGTCAAATCGTTCGGTACACGATCCGTGTTTATCTATAAGACGACGCCCGGTCCGCGGACGGCCCGCCCGACGCAGGACGAAAGGACGAGGCCAAATCTGACTTTAGACGATGCAATGGCACTTCGATCTCTTTCGGAGCTGGAAACGGCTGTGCCGCAGCTAAATGTCTCCAGCGGGCCGATGGGCGGCGAGACGATCGTTTCCGCTCAGGGCGTCCAATCGTCAAATATCAATATCGTGGGAACCCTTCCTGAGATAGCTGAAGCAGGTACGGAGGAGATCGTTGAAGGTCGATGGTTCACGCAACCCGAAAATGAATTAAAGATCGATGTCTGTCTAATCGGTAACAGTGTCAGGGAGACATTTTTCCCAAGCGACTCGCCTCTTGATCAAAAGATCGAGATCGCTGGCAGGCCTTTTAGAGTGATCGGCGTACTTGAGAAAAAGGAACAGTTTCTAGGCGGTGGCGGAGGCCGCTCAGATCAGAGCAATGTGATCTATGTGCCGTTTGAATCAGCGAGCAGAATGAAACCAGGTTCAGCGGATGTGAATATAATGGCGATCGCAAAAGAGGGACGTTTAAGCCAGGCCCAGGACCAAGTTGAGGATTTACTTCGCATTCGTCGCAAGGTTCCTTACGGTGAGCCAAACAACTTCGCTCTGGCAACAGCCGACAGCATCATCGATCAGTTTCAATCGATCACGGCCGGAGTTGCCCTTGCCATGGTGGTCGTTTCTTCGATCGGATTGATGATCGGCGGAATCGGTGTGATGAACATAATGCTTGTTTCCGTAACCGAACGAACCAGAGAGATCGGCGTACGAAAAGCTCTCGGTGCCCGAAATGCCGATATTCTTCAGCAATTTCTTATCGAGGCCGCCTCACTAACCGGCCTTGGCGGACTCATTGGGCTCATCATAGGCTGGCTCCTGACGTTACTCGTTAGATTGTTCCTGCCGTCGTATGTTCCGCTGTGGGCTCCGATCGCCGGATTTTGTGCCAGCGTTGGTATCGGCGTAATTTTTGGGCTGTTTCCGGCATGGAAGGCAGCCCGTCTCGACCCGATCGAATCTTTGCGGTATGAATAG